One Fundulus heteroclitus isolate FHET01 chromosome 11, MU-UCD_Fhet_4.1, whole genome shotgun sequence DNA segment encodes these proteins:
- the zgc:153990 gene encoding nuclear apoptosis-inducing factor 1 isoform X1, translating to MSSPVYYSHDSAIRFKKRKARFSFSEVHVLLDEVRKNRAVVVGKFNRGVPTDSKKRTWAEITARVNDIGECQREVIEVIKKWSDLKCDTKRKVAAMRSGTVPNRGLNSRLSRDLTQTEKIVLQILEMDEDDQSPGDFGPLGDDDDVPEEEEEIEEEDMMGMQSSPNGGVDMASMPPPPSYSMKGFMNSGDSSQPAYDVQYELPPTEDTEAAFGDSDDDQREDVLPPTQPAKSAEVHQVNNGIHKHMQPQMPGAPASAATLPTTGQLPHNSRDSLLQNAALSLQEQHATNMLLETVSRSLELLAESVQQLAETQQEFVRESLQLQRETVQVLRDFTGGAISLMHDKLNGRPAL from the exons ATGTCTTCGCCTGTGTACTACAGCCATGACAGTGCTATCCGCTTCAAGAAGAGAAAAGCTCgtttttctttcagtgaagTCCATGTGCTGCTGGATGAAGTGAGGAAGAATCGGGCTGTAGTTGTGG GCAAATTCAACCGAGGTGTCCCGACTGACTCAAAGAAGCGCACATGGGCGGAGATAACTGCACGTGTCAATGACATTGGGGAGTGCCAACGTGAGGTCATAGAGGTCATCAAGAAATGGTCTGATCTGAAGTGCGACACCAAACGCAAAGTGGCGGCCATGCGGTCGGGGACCGTGCCCAACAGAGGACTCAACTCACGTCTTTCCCGAGACCTCACTCAGACGGAGAAGATAGTCCTTCAGATTCTAGAGATGGATGAAGACGACCAGAGCCCCGGCGATTTCGGTCCGCTgggagatgatgatgatgttcctgaggaagaggaggagatcGAAGAGGAGGATATGATGGGAATGCAGAGTTCTCCTAACGGTGGGGTTGACATGGCGTCCATGCCCCCACCGCCTTCCTACAGTATGAAGGGCTTCATGAATTCAG GGGACTCATCACAGCCAGCTTATGATGTGCAGTATGAGCTACCCCCAACAGAAG ATACTGAAGCCGCATTTGGAGATTCAGATGACGATCAAAGAGAAGATGTGCTTCCCCCCACCCAGCCAGCAAAATCAGCCGAAGTGCATCAAGTGAACAATGGCATCCATAAACACATGCAACCTCAGATGCCTGGAGCGCCGGCATCAGCGGCCACGCTTCCTACGACCGGTCAGCTGCCACACAACTCCAGGGACAGCCTGCTGCAGAACGCCGCCCTGAGCCTGCAGGAGCAGCATGCCACCaacatgctgctggagaccGTGTCGCGCTCGCTGGAGCTGCTGGCCGAGTCGGTGCAGCAGCTGGCAGAGACTCAGCAGGAGTTTGTGCGGGAGTCGCTGCAGCTGCAGCGGGAGACGGTGCAGGTTCTTAGAGACTTCACGGGTGGAGCCATCTCCCTCATGCATGACAAACTGAATGGACGGCCAGCTTTATAA
- the zgc:153990 gene encoding nuclear apoptosis-inducing factor 1 isoform X2, with protein sequence MSSPVYYSHDSAIRFKKRKARFSFSEVHVLLDEVRKNRAVVVGKFNRGVPTDSKKRTWAEITARVNDIGECQREVIEVIKKWSDLKCDTKRKVAAMRSGTVPNRGLNSRLSRDLTQTEKIVLQILEMDEDDQSPGDFGPLGDDDDVPEEEEEIEEEDMMGMQSSPNGGVDMASMPPPPSYSMKGFMNSDTEAAFGDSDDDQREDVLPPTQPAKSAEVHQVNNGIHKHMQPQMPGAPASAATLPTTGQLPHNSRDSLLQNAALSLQEQHATNMLLETVSRSLELLAESVQQLAETQQEFVRESLQLQRETVQVLRDFTGGAISLMHDKLNGRPAL encoded by the exons ATGTCTTCGCCTGTGTACTACAGCCATGACAGTGCTATCCGCTTCAAGAAGAGAAAAGCTCgtttttctttcagtgaagTCCATGTGCTGCTGGATGAAGTGAGGAAGAATCGGGCTGTAGTTGTGG GCAAATTCAACCGAGGTGTCCCGACTGACTCAAAGAAGCGCACATGGGCGGAGATAACTGCACGTGTCAATGACATTGGGGAGTGCCAACGTGAGGTCATAGAGGTCATCAAGAAATGGTCTGATCTGAAGTGCGACACCAAACGCAAAGTGGCGGCCATGCGGTCGGGGACCGTGCCCAACAGAGGACTCAACTCACGTCTTTCCCGAGACCTCACTCAGACGGAGAAGATAGTCCTTCAGATTCTAGAGATGGATGAAGACGACCAGAGCCCCGGCGATTTCGGTCCGCTgggagatgatgatgatgttcctgaggaagaggaggagatcGAAGAGGAGGATATGATGGGAATGCAGAGTTCTCCTAACGGTGGGGTTGACATGGCGTCCATGCCCCCACCGCCTTCCTACAGTATGAAGGGCTTCATGAATTCAG ATACTGAAGCCGCATTTGGAGATTCAGATGACGATCAAAGAGAAGATGTGCTTCCCCCCACCCAGCCAGCAAAATCAGCCGAAGTGCATCAAGTGAACAATGGCATCCATAAACACATGCAACCTCAGATGCCTGGAGCGCCGGCATCAGCGGCCACGCTTCCTACGACCGGTCAGCTGCCACACAACTCCAGGGACAGCCTGCTGCAGAACGCCGCCCTGAGCCTGCAGGAGCAGCATGCCACCaacatgctgctggagaccGTGTCGCGCTCGCTGGAGCTGCTGGCCGAGTCGGTGCAGCAGCTGGCAGAGACTCAGCAGGAGTTTGTGCGGGAGTCGCTGCAGCTGCAGCGGGAGACGGTGCAGGTTCTTAGAGACTTCACGGGTGGAGCCATCTCCCTCATGCATGACAAACTGAATGGACGGCCAGCTTTATAA